The Microplitis mediator isolate UGA2020A chromosome 10, iyMicMedi2.1, whole genome shotgun sequence genomic sequence GATAAAATACCAATTCGttgtgagtagagttgtagctgagtagagttaaacctgagtaaaaaaaactgttagtAAAGTTGAGGCTGAGTGAAGTTGTAAGTGAGTAGAGATGTTGTGAGTGGAATTGTAACACTGCCAAAGGGCGcatcattttgtttttattgctAATCCTACTGTAGAGTTATTCTAAagctgaattttatttttttttaatttttagctataaaataagtctacaaaacgattggccatgaaaataaaattatgcgCCCTTTTGGCTGTAGAGTttcctacacagaaaaaaaaaattctcgactaaaaataaatattcttgattcaaaaaaatttttttgataacgtAAATTTTCTAGGATAAAATAGAAAACTCtgactaagaaaaattttctttaatcgGTACAAATTCTCACGGCTCatgaaaatcttgacttgatTCCCGAAAACGTTCGTCTTTAAATGTATGTCTTTTTATAATTAGAAACGCAATTTAACTACAAGATCAATTAGATCAAGATAAgaagagcaaaaaaaatttacttaccgACATTAGGATCCGTTGGAGAATCTTGATAACCATGAGACACTGGAGTACTTCTATTACTGCTACTTGTTAATGGTTTTACATATGACGCAGGAAACCATCCAATTTGGCGTTTTTTGCCTCGAGCCTGCAATTTATTGAGtgtaaatacaaatataaataaataattacatagtTCAGTTAACTTTATTactagataaatataaaatacctgTAGCTCGCCTTCCCACCACCCAGAATCAGTCTTTTTCCTGATCATAATGAGCTGTCCTCTCTGCAAATCGAGTTGTTCAGCACTCGTTGCTTGGTAGGGTGCAATTACTTGGACAATCTCCGGTTTCTTTCCTCGAGTCTACAAGCGTTATTTCAGTTTAATATCacgatattaattttaaatttaaaaaactagagtaaaaaaaattaatcagctgtaaatattaaaataaattaataaattaaagaaacaattaaactaaaaattaataaattaaataatgataagcACAAGTGATTACATAaaagcaattaaaattttattgatctgGAGGATAAAATGCTACCTTGTAGTACTGCATCAGTGAGCGATAAGGACACACAGGAATAATCGATGGGAATCCAATAAACGCAGCATCCAAGAAAACAACATTGGAAAATCCACCATAGTCAATTAATAATTCgcgtaaatttatatttattatatttattccaCCACCGTGACTATTTATCTTCATTGATTATCATGCATTTAATTTaaccaattaaataatttatattttacgaaTTCGTTAAAAGAAATCGGAGTAGGagacaagtttttttttatatttattacgatTTCATTACCTGCTGAGATGCCATTGCTGTAAAATCGGGTAATTCCGCACGATCTTCAGCAGCTTGTCGTTCATCTTCAATCTGTTCTGCGGTTTTTTCCGCTGACTAAACATATAAATGTTATACGCATCTAGCTCAGCACGAGGGTGCTCGGGTGTATGAGGATCGTTAGTGAggacaaattattatttatttttataagtacaCGCACACTCACAAGGTGTAAGACAATTACTCGtaattagacaaaaaaattataattaaagatcaaagtaaaaattttaaaaatactcacgGGTGTTCCTTGTGATGGAGCAGCATCAGCAACAGCAGCCACTGCTACAGCCGACGCAACAGTTTCTACAGGAAcctacaaataattaatgattataattatttatttttattaacctgataataataatagttctACTAACCTGATTTATATTTGGTTGACATTTTTCAACGTAATTGGACGGGAAGAATCCACTTCTGTCACCAATAGTTCCAGTCCACCAGTCGCCGTCTTTTTTAGTCACCGAGATAATTTCGCCATCAACGAAATTCAAATCATCTGGTTCTGCTGATGAGTAGGGATAGAGAGCAACGTAGTAATCATCACCAGCTACCGCATCACTGCTGGTTAAATTTGTAGTAGCAGTAGGAATAGCGGTAACTGCTGCAGTAGTGTCAACTCGTGCAGCAGGAGCTTCACCTAGAGATCCAGCATCAGAAACATTCTCTGGTACCTCGGCGATTTCTTCGAGCGGCCTCTTTTCTACACTGTCCTGCTGAACGAACGCTTTGTTGTCATCGAATCCGACGTCAGAGTCCACTGGCTCAACATACGACTCGGGGAACCAACCCGTGTGTCCACGTATCTCTCCTGCCATCCATCCGGGTTCTTGATTCTGGACTGGTGGTACTAAAATAATGTCACCCGGTTGGAAGGATATTTCTTCCTCGTTCCTGGCTACGAATTCATACAGAGCGCGGTACTTTCTGACACCTCCTGGTTCATCGGCAACGGCAGTAGTAGCGGGCGCATTGTCAACCGGCCATTCGTCTTCATTGACAGCGGGATTTTGCTCATCAGTTGATCCCCAAGCACTTTCAGCCCAAGCGGCGCTTGTATAATCAATCCCACCGGTATTTACAACTTGTTCACGCAGTTCCAATATTTTAGAACGTTTATTGTCAAATGTTGAGTAGAGATTTTTGCAATCGTTAATGAGAGTCTTCATACGATTCCTCACATCCTCCAATTGTCCGTTGTTATTTTCAATGTCCGACATTTTCTCATTTATCTGCTGCTGCAAATCAGATATTTTATCTCTCAATTGTTTTAGtgttatttgtttattagCGAACGCCATTTTCATGGCTTCTTGTCCAGCAGAATCATGtgaagaatttattttatttttagcatcAATTTTGGCTTTCTCTTGACTCAATGCGAGCAATCGCTGATTCTGCtcccgtaatttttttttcaactcattCATTTCTTGAAGCTGACTATCGCGGGTTGAACGCATGCCGTCGATGGTTGTTTTTACACCTGATACACCGTTACGGGTGTCgcaaattttttgtgaaagtTCTTTGACACGTTCATTAAGTGATGTCAGTTCAATGGTCAATGTCTGGTTCTTAGCTTTTAGTTTTAGTAAAAtatctttttctttttgtcgCTGCGCTTGAAGCTCTTGAGACTTCTGAGTTTCCCACTCGAGTTGTCTTTGTCTCTCCATCTCTTTTCTTGCAGCTTCTCTTTGTTCCTGTGCTCTCAATCGCTGCTCCTCTTTTTCCTGTTCAATTTCACGCTGTCGCATcatttgtttttcaatttcaGCTTGTCGACGTCTCTCCTGTTCGAGCCTGATCTTCTCCAGCTTTTCAGCTTCCTCACGTTCTTTACGCTCACGTTCCTCCTGCTCTTTACGCTGTGAGTCCTGCAAAGTTTTACGACGACGCTCCAATTCAGCTTGGCCTTTCTCAAAGTTTTCTTTTCTCTTATCCTCGAAGGAAGACTGCGGCATACCTGCCGAGGGATCGACAGTTTCAGGAAGACCCTGGGATGAAACACTGCTCTGACGTTGACGGCGGAAAGTCGGAGGTATCAAATCCGGTGGTAGACTTGCTGGTATATTTTCTCCAGCTTTGGCCATGTCACAGAGATGCATCGCCAGTACGAATTCTTCGCATCCAAGTCTACCATCTGAATCCATGTCAGCAAGAGTCCAAATTTGGGCGAGAATTTTCTGATGTAGTTGAGATTGGACCATAATATTTCTTGCTTGTGGTCCTGACAAGTAGCCAGTTCTCGTTCTGTCCCAAGTATTGAACAATTGTGTGTATTTAAGTCGAGACTGTTGAGGAACAGCCCAGTCTGGTGGTGAAGTAACGGAATTCTGACTATGCTGGCTGTGTTGGCTGTGCTGACTGTGCTGAGAATCAATAGATCCAACTCGATCCATACTTGGTGGTCGTGCTGTTGTACTGAGTGGTGTATTAGTTGACACTGGAGTCTGAAGTATACCAGCATTACCGTTCATTGCAACGTTTGCTTGACTCAATGTTTGAACAGGAGGAATTACTCCATTTGTTGGAACCTGAGGTATATTTGGCATAACTCCAGGTATTGATGGAATAGCTCCAGGTACAGATGGAATCATTCCAGTGGCTGGTACCGTTTGTATACCTCCCATTGTATTATAAAATGGAGCTTGAGGAATAACTCCTGGTACTGATGGAATAGCACCTGGTATTGATGGAATAGCACCTGGTATTGATGGAATAGCACCTGGTACTGATGGAATAGCTCCCGGTACTGATGGAACAATTCCAGCAGATGAAATAACTCCTGGCATTGAAGGCACAACGCCAGCTGTAGGCATAACTCCTGGTATTGATGAAACAGCTCCAGTTGTTGAAATCGGTTGAATTAATGGTGCGACAGTTTGTCCCATTCCAAAAGCTGCTATAGGAGTGGGATTGGTGTTAAGTGGTACTATCGGAGCTGCTTGTGCTAAGCCCATTGTGGAAGCTACTGGAAGTGGTTGCATTGAACCGGCAGTTATTGACGCGGCTACTGGACTATTTGGAAATGAAGGCGGTCCGGGTTTCGGCGGCGGTGCTATGCCAGTTGTTGCAGCAAATCCACTgcctataaataaatttatgtttgtaaatattattccgcagtaagatttttttaaaatcacgataattatttaagataacaGTGGCCATGTTAGTGGGTGCACAAGGTGTCAAACAATATTGGGGACATACCAATACTACCAGGAGGTGCAGGTCTTTGAGGCGGTGCTCCAACGTTGGTAGTTGTTGTGACAGTATTTGCATTTCCTTCGTGTAGCAAGAAATAATATTTGCATTTTAAATTGTGAAATTGTGCAGTTtgtgttagaaaaaaatttaaatataatgagATTGATAAATACCAAGTCaagttattcaattaaaaataatattatttacgaCAGAATAAATAAACTAGAGTCAAAATGTTAGAGTGATAGAAGCAGTAGagtaattagttaaaaatatataataatgtttatatttatacaaacaGACAGACATAGAGAAACAGACAGTTAGACACATAACAAACAGATGATGTAGAGATTTATCACATACCCATGAAGGGTGGTGCAGGCCGAGCAGGTGGTTTTGACgatgttttattaattgtgCCGAGCACCACACCACTAGTACCCATATTATCCCTAAATTGACGTGAGGCTGTGTTTCATCATGCAAATATAACAAAATGGCGTTGAGGATTTCTATATTTATCTAATATATCTTGATACAAGTGcaaactaatttattaattggttAGTTTATTGGTGTATTATCTAATTATCTAGCCAATATCATTATCCTAGCGACCTTAAGGGTCAGTTTGTAGTTAcattactaaaataatttaccagcGGGCATTTGAACTGGAACGATAGGTCTCACTGCTGGATTAACAAGAGGCATTGCTGCTGCTGGAGCACCTGGTACTAAAGGACGTGGAACTGCTGCTGGTATTCCTGGCACCACAGGACGTGGTACTGCTGCTAGTGGTTGTGGGACTGCAGCCAAAGGCTGCGGTACTGCGCCTCCAAGATTTACAAGTGAGCCTGTCTGTACCTGAGGTTGAGCTGGCACTCCACCATTTGCTACATTGGGAACCGTAcctagttttttaaaaatactcgtCATTTAAATCTTGTTATTGGtctattgataataataataataattattgaaatcatACCTGGGAAAGGAACTTTCAAGCTTTGAATGAGCGACGGTGGCAAACTGGGAGGAACTTCTAGACCTCGCAGTTTCAAGTGTATCAATTTACAGGCAATGCTGAACTCATTGATGTCCATTTTTCCATCTCCATCGGTGTCGGACAGTGccctttatttatttttatttaaattacagttattgataatactagtagtattaaaaatataaaaattttttaccatatCTGCCCGAGGATTGACGGTGGTAATTGTGATCGTAGCAGGAATCCTTTAGCTTGTTCTCCAGTAACAACTCCATTATTTGGCTTAAGAGCATCGAATTGATCTTTAAAGTGTAATCTCTCGCGAGGTTGAATCACCCATGGATCAATaccttaaaataattatttgacatttaaatattttcttaaataataattaattaattaattaattatatttacccGGTGTTTGTGACATGGCCATTGTGTCAGCAGTAAATTTCTTATCAATAGTACCTGTAATAAAACACCAATAAACGTAAgataaactaataattaatattgattttgcaaaaaataaaaaaatgatctgACGTAAGGAGAATTTGACCCTAACCTCTGTCCTGAACGAACTAaatgtcaatttattttacaacaattacaataccaaaaaagaaaaaaatataggtcAATAACTAAACGATATCGAGGTTGAAAAGGGGGCGTTATCGAGCATGGGTCAAGTCGAAATAACTAAATGAAaatacaacaaaataaaatattactcaTAACCGCGTAATGTCAAAAGCCATTAAACTATAATTACTTTGATCAGCTTATTGACTTATAACCAGAACACCAatcactcaaaaaaaataacatgcGTTCGACAATTAACGTCAGATCGATATATTGTTATACTTTTTTTCCAACACCTTCAAATTATTACACCGACAGGTTAAACAGCGTCATTCCATCAACTTGTCGTCACAGTACTCGAGTGTCGCTCTCTGATCTTCAGCtgctgtatttttttctgaaacaatACCCgcaattatttatacataaaagtattcaaatacTTGTGGCGCagcagtttttttattttaaaaaaactgtcaCCGCAACTCATCACAATTTTCTTACTAAcgtcaaaaatatttagtgatttttttttttactcaaaaccaattgaattaaaatgaaccTGTGCTGCTGACGACCACTGCCCTCGTATCACAATTCACTGGTTCTGCTGAgttttctattttctattttctccCTTTACCTCAGGTCTCTGCTCTAGATGTCTTGTCTCTCCTCGTTATTCTGCTCGTGTCTTTTACTATTCAGTCACGACCATCAGAACACCAGCCTGCAAACCTTTTTCACTTGCATTAGGTTCAGgtattaaatgtaaatgtacTTGTACTTGTCTCTATCTCAGTACATtcgcaataataattttcattggaGGAGCAGCCGCAGTGGCAAGATGACGAGACTTTTCGTTGGCTGTTTTTATCGCACGTTATAGGTATACCTAGAGCTACAGCTGTAAATTCAAGAATCGATATACGGTACAGTCGACCACCAGCAGGTCGATTTTAAATCACACCACTCGCATATCATATCATATCACGTTTGAGTTTAATCGCTGGTCGTTGCTGATGCTTTTGAAGACTCGAGTTTGCCGGTTACTCGACTGTCGCGctgttatttttgttattatttccgCTAGTATCATCTATCATCACATCACCCCACCTCTGCATCAcgcacatttatttatttattttaaatatatttatatataccgacttttatttatcacctaaagttataaattaaacatttttattattgatattataaataaattcaaataaagtaTTTATCCAGCCCATGTGTTCATTGATTACTATCACagtaagtaaaatataatcaataatatatataaatataaattcaaaaccGACTGTCAGTGtgcgtaaatttaaaaatttatttttatttcagcggataatttaaaaagccGGTAATCGAATGTTAAAAACATCCACGTGGAGATCCGATCATCACAAACGTCAATTACTGATACACGCaactttaattacttttaaataattactaatcatTGGAGGTAATTAgcgtttataaaatttttaattatttcaatggaGATAacgtgaattattttatttcagtgaatttattatcatcataatcaGTCTATATCAGTGCCCTTGCTTACGATATATATGATAGGTAATAGGTAATGATATGCACTGACGTTTAAATATTAGCTGCTGTTAATAGATAGAGTGGATCTTCACTAAAACTAGTACATTATTGTATGCATATAAAATAACGCGCTTGCGCGTGTAATTCTGAATGATCAATTGTgctttacatttttatatgtgtatatacatactcggtatataaattgtattatattataacttataatatactattatagatatgtatatgcttacatatatacatatattacacGACATGATACGACTGTCGGTTTTAAAACATGATATCTACAAGTCATTCGACGCGACTCATTTGACAAAATGCTTCCGTGAAAATCAATTGTCCTACTCTCTTTagcattcattaaaaaaaaaattaataatatttataatacgtacatacatatgtacatacatacatacattattcattgatattttcatactctaaatattttaagtagacccagtacccgatcagggaactagtacccgatcactcatgtatttgtatatctataattactaaattttactaaatatatacatacaaatatatgagtgatcgtgtactagttccctgattagatactgggtcttttacctcaatgtcagttattttttttttattttttcgcgcatttgaataaatttatttatttatttcatttgaatttagcgccagtttttcaaacctggtttatttttatccgagTTCAAGGGCAGTGCGGActgaattttcgaattttattcgtctaataataattatgacactcgaatgatgaaaatcttccgGAAAAGTTTGACTTGTACATTTTTTCGGGAGCTATAAAAATTgcggtaataaaaattaattgataaattaaattaaaaggaaagtaaaattcaaaaattcggttaGTGCAGCCTTAAACTAATATTtctaatatctatatattaataatatatagatataccagcaataataatttaaatccggattaaaaataaaagatttgaaaaactggctTTTATTGAGGGCTCAAAAATTTgggcaatttaaaatttatatgatactCGACTATTCTTATTtgtatattatcaatatatagaCACAAACTCATCACTTACATTCCTTGTCATGCGATAAAACAATTTCATGATTCGATGTATTGATAGCAAGCGTTATCAAGAGtctaaagtaaaaaaaataactgttatttaataatgagttatgactttgaaatttaaagttataaaatattacataaataaaagataaataatttttttttaatagtatgGATAAAGTGTAAAgtctattgattttatttattattcagctGCCTAcagtaaatgaaataaatttagttaaatttgTACAATCAGCTACAATgtgcaataataatatatacatatacatatacatttatacagtGTAGTATTTTTAGCTGGATCCGTATAATTGCGTTACTAATTTTTCGCCACAAATTTGTTGATAAGTTAAGTTATAAAACGAAGGAAATGCAATCGAGATACTCTAGTTTATAGCgatagatataaataatttaaataaaacggaTGGAGTAGTTTAACTTGTAGACTTTTAACTGCGCATGTTTTTCACACATAATGGGAATGAACTTTTAGCTGTTTTGCGCCTCTAGCACAGTCACCGTCGTTTTTACCCCGGGGTGGGTCT encodes the following:
- the LOC130676210 gene encoding intersectin-1 isoform X6, whose product is MAMSQTPGIDPWVIQPRERLHFKDQFDALKPNNGVVTGEQAKGFLLRSQLPPSILGQIWALSDTDGDGKMDINEFSIACKLIHLKLRGLEVPPSLPPSLIQSLKVPFPGTVPNVANGGVPAQPQVQTGSLVNLGGAVPQPLAAVPQPLAAVPRPVVPGIPAAVPRPLVPGAPAAAMPLVNPAVRPIVPVQMPAASRQFRDNMGTSGVVLGTINKTSSKPPARPAPPFMGNANTVTTTTNVGAPPQRPAPPGSIGSGFAATTGIAPPPKPGPPSFPNSPVAASITAGSMQPLPVASTMGLAQAAPIVPLNTNPTPIAAFGMGQTVAPLIQPISTTGAVSSIPGVMPTAGVVPSMPGVISSAGIVPSVPGAIPSVPGAIPSIPGAIPSIPGAIPSVPGVIPQAPFYNTMGGIQTVPATGMIPSVPGAIPSIPGVMPNIPQVPTNGVIPPVQTLSQANVAMNGNAGILQTPVSTNTPLSTTARPPSMDRVGSIDSQHSQHSQHSQHSQNSVTSPPDWAVPQQSRLKYTQLFNTWDRTRTGYLSGPQARNIMVQSQLHQKILAQIWTLADMDSDGRLGCEEFVLAMHLCDMAKAGENIPASLPPDLIPPTFRRQRQSSVSSQGLPETVDPSAGMPQSSFEDKRKENFEKGQAELERRRKTLQDSQRKEQEERERKEREEAEKLEKIRLEQERRRQAEIEKQMMRQREIEQEKEEQRLRAQEQREAARKEMERQRQLEWETQKSQELQAQRQKEKDILLKLKAKNQTLTIELTSLNERVKELSQKICDTRNGVSGVKTTIDGMRSTRDSQLQEMNELKKKLREQNQRLLALSQEKAKIDAKNKINSSHDSAGQEAMKMAFANKQITLKQLRDKISDLQQQINEKMSDIENNNGQLEDVRNRMKTLINDCKNLYSTFDNKRSKILELREQVVNTGGIDYTSAAWAESAWGSTDEQNPAVNEDEWPVDNAPATTAVADEPGGVRKYRALYEFVARNEEEISFQPGDIILVPPVQNQEPGWMAGEIRGHTGWFPESYVEPVDSDVGFDDNKAFVQQDSVEKRPLEEIAEVPENVSDAGSLGEAPAARVDTTAAVTAIPTATTNLTSSDAVAGDDYYVALYPYSSAEPDDLNFVDGEIISVTKKDGDWWTGTIGDRSGFFPSNYVEKCQPNINQVPVETVASAVAVAAVADAAPSQGTPSAEKTAEQIEDERQAAEDRAELPDFTAMASQQINSHGGGINIININLRELLIDYGGFSNVVFLDAAFIGFPSIIPVCPYRSLMQYYKTRGKKPEIVQVIAPYQATSAEQLDLQRGQLIMIRKKTDSGWWEGELQARGKKRQIGWFPASYVKPLTSSSNRSTPVSHGYQDSPTDPNVERVMALYPHQAQNDDELSFEKGDVIIVLSKQEESWWKGELNGVCGIFPSNYVTPMYDDNSRLDNYSISMLDPMERKRQEYIKELIATEEAYINDMILVHEVFEKPLIQSLVLTVDEVERIFVNWRDIIACNDNFLRTLRIRRDNSEDGVVRLIGDILCENIPRMSAYVRFCSCQISAAVYLQSLTETSSEFVAVAQSCQQDPRTKGMPLSSFLIKPMQRITKYPLIISKILEYTPTEHPDRQYLQEALAKAEEFCIQVNEGVREKENSDRLEWLQTHVAYNEDVLQEKLVFNSLTNSAGPRKLLHYGILHKAKSGKELVAFLTNDFLLFAQPLKTLPSGQQFSFERNENNKFKLYRKPIFLNELSMIGDGEPNGNIIPTSDASRTLGLRDSSKRPIILLAPSTSECSLWARKIREARKQFAKNEKNLLQRQRSSKCNAFCNVSMGSQEERTPVVLGTNCPLWDTSMQFLVKDLHEDTLCITVFDKGYYTPDDFLGRAEVRVSDIMKDCKDSCGPIQKRIKLHEVDTGEVVLKLDLRLFAS
- the LOC130676210 gene encoding intersectin-1 isoform X4, coding for MAMSQTPGIDPWVIQPRERLHFKDQFDALKPNNGVVTGEQAKGFLLRSQLPPSILGQIWALSDTDGDGKMDINEFSIACKLIHLKLRGLEVPPSLPPSLIQSLKVPFPGTVPNVANGGVPAQPQVQTGSLVNLGGAVPQPLAAVPQPLAAVPRPVVPGIPAAVPRPLVPGAPAAAMPLVNPAVRPIVPVQMPAASRQFRDNMGTSGVVLGTINKTSSKPPARPAPPFMGNANTVTTTTNVGAPPQRPAPPGSIGSGFAATTGIAPPPKPGPPSFPNSPVAASITAGSMQPLPVASTMGLAQAAPIVPLNTNPTPIAAFGMGQTVAPLIQPISTTGAVSSIPGVMPTAGVVPSMPGVISSAGIVPSVPGAIPSVPGAIPSIPGAIPSIPGAIPSVPGVIPQAPFYNTMGGIQTVPATGMIPSVPGAIPSIPGVMPNIPQVPTNGVIPPVQTLSQANVAMNGNAGILQTPVSTNTPLSTTARPPSMDRVGSIDSQHSQHSQHSQHSQNSVTSPPDWAVPQQSRLKYTQLFNTWDRTRTGYLSGPQARNIMVQSQLHQKILAQIWTLADMDSDGRLGCEEFVLAMHLCDMAKAGENIPASLPPDLIPPTFRRQRQSSVSSQGLPETVDPSAGMPQSSFEDKRKENFEKGQAELERRRKTLQDSQRKEQEERERKEREEAEKLEKIRLEQERRRQAEIEKQMMRQREIEQEKEEQRLRAQEQREAARKEMERQRQLEWETQKSQELQAQRQKEKDILLKLKAKNQTLTIELTSLNERVKELSQKICDTRNGVSGVKTTIDGMRSTRDSQLQEMNELKKKLREQNQRLLALSQEKAKIDAKNKINSSHDSAGQEAMKMAFANKQITLKQLRDKISDLQQQINEKMSDIENNNGQLEDVRNRMKTLINDCKNLYSTFDNKRSKILELREQVVNTGGIDYTSAAWAESAWGSTDEQNPAVNEDEWPVDNAPATTAVADEPGGVRKYRALYEFVARNEEEISFQPGDIILVPPVQNQEPGWMAGEIRGHTGWFPESYVEPVDSDVGFDDNKAFVQQDSVEKRPLEEIAEVPENVSDAGSLGEAPAARVDTTAAVTAIPTATTNLTSSDAVAGDDYYVALYPYSSAEPDDLNFVDGEIISVTKKDGDWWTGTIGDRSGFFPSNYVEKCQPNINQVPVETVASAVAVAAVADAAPSQGTPSAEKTAEQIEDERQAAEDRAELPDFTAMASQQINSHGGGINIININLRELLIDYGGFSNVVFLDAAFIGFPSIIPVCPYRSLMQYYKTRGKKPEIVQVIAPYQATSAEQLDLQRGQLIMIRKKTDSGWWEGELQARGKKRQIGWFPASYVKPLTSSSNRSTPVSHGYQDSPTDPNVERVMALYPHQAQNDDELSFEKGDVIIVLSKQEESWWKGELNGVCGIFPSNYVTPMYDDNSRLDNYSISMLDPMERKRQEYIKELIATEEAYINDMILVHEVFEKPLIQSLVLTVDEVERIFVNWRDIIACNDNFLRTLRIRRDNSEDGVVRLIGDILCENIPRMSAYVRFCSCQISAAVYLQSLTETSSEFVAVAQSCQQDPRTKGMPLSSFLIKPMQRITKYPLIISKILEYTPTEHPDRQYLQEALAKAEEFCIQVNEGVREKENSDRLEWLQTHVAYNEDVLQEKLVFNSLTNSAGPRKLLHYGILHKAKSGKELVAFLTNDFLLFAQPLKTLPSGQQFSFERNENNKFKLYRKPIFLNELSMIGDGEPNGNIIPTSDASRTLGLRDSSKRPIILLAPSTSECSLWARKIREARKQFAKNEKNLLQRQRSIRRRPPEGRLSLVVVEAEDLILTKKGKCNAFCNVSMGSQEERTPVVLGTNCPLWDTSMQFLVKDLHEDTLCITVFDKGYYTPDDFLGRAEVRVSDIMKDCKDSCGPIQKRIKLHEVDTGEVVLKLDLRLFAS